A section of the Penaeus chinensis breed Huanghai No. 1 chromosome 17, ASM1920278v2, whole genome shotgun sequence genome encodes:
- the LOC125034123 gene encoding hemicentin-1-like, translated as MYRLTLISLCLLAGVAGSLAVPTKLESTKEATQPKITYSKETLTQDGEDVKLDCAVVGVDLAGVEDFGVSWSKIDDENPTNSYPISANDKILLFSSKYTIDHPADSYQYSLVIKEVSDEDTGKYRCTVNFGGEQKINAEVPVHIQRSPFFTDDFTKTLTVTEGDAISIDCQPGGWPKPDVYWERLGQELPYYGGKFFKSNQLDIPLIERDHEGHYVCYADNNIGDPANSHIILEVQFAPEVIVEEKQVFASPSEPVKMACTVFAKPAADIAWYKDDQAILGGANMKISKIELEEGKGFTTTLSIGETSAENFGSYSCRAVNVIGKTEQNIEVRMKSAPLIVKQSRSEVLYDLEKTKLRDALPVVIECEAEGNPTPDFRWTKDGAQLVWQADPRFELEDGTGNLLISDPTMDDNGLYQCFAYNELGTAVGDPVYLLNTTRIEFSNNKDDTDLYPVEAEIGRPYKLSCPKATAYPKPSLNWVKAITHEAQIELEFVSDERIVADPDGNLWFTHVMEEDATGDKFKYMCLGSTEFEPTDYSIASMIELTVVKPADGNVNSEEQSVNVESFRMYTSPETVTFQAEQENTLWCIYGGEPVPSVEWRRTDGKTLDKERFLTRNFGRTLVFKDTMLNDAGEYECRAGNGVGDFKSTKIQVDVELKPTFRSELASQTVREGATVTFTCDAEATGDVMYNWIFNGRVMSKDGHHRRTLTGNKLTINDVSMVDVGNYACNATSDTGYAYGQAILNVIPVDRSAGGGGGSCSDVTELKKEISALRETVGTMHNLLQEHFTLTQHNHEKLHKIAENMGVPEIIQHDMAPEEEMPMGEAVEKAEEEMTTEETASA; from the exons ATGTACCGGCTGACTctgatttctctttgtctcttggcAG GCGTAGCGGGGTCCCTTGCCGTGCCCACCAAACTAGAGTCGACCAAAGAGGCGACTCAACCGAAAATCACCTACAGCAAAGAGACGCTCACCCAAGATGGCGAAGACGTGAAGCTGGATTGCGCCGTCGTGGGGGTCGATCTCGCTGGTGTCGAGGACTTCGGCGTTTCCTGGAGTAAG ATCGACGACGAAAACCCGACCAACTCGTACCCGATCTCAGCCAATGACAAGATCCTCCTCTTCAGTAGCAAGTACACGATCGACCACCCTGCCGACTCCTACCAGTACTCTCTCGTT ATCAAGGAAGTTAGTGATGAAGACACAGGCAAGTACCGTTGCACCGTGAACTTCGGAGGCGAGCAGAAGATCAACGCGGAGGTTCCTGTGCACATTCAGAGATCCCCCTTTTTCACCGATGATTTTACCAAGACGCTTACG GTCACTGAGGGCGACGCCATCAGCATTGACTGCCAGCCCGGAGGATGGCCCAAGCCCGACGTCTACTGGGAGCGCCTTGGCCAGGAACTGCCCTACTATGGCGGTAAATTCTTCAA GTCTAACCAACTGGACATTCCGTTGATCGAGCGTGACCATGAGGGACACTACGTCTGTTATGCGGACAACAACATCGGAGATCCTGCTAATTCCCACATCATCCTTGAGGTCCAATTCGCACCTGAAGTCATTGTCGAAGAGAAAcag GTCTTTGCCTCCCCGAGTGAGCCAGTCAAGATGGCCTGCACCGTGTTCGCCAAGCCCGCTGCTGACATCGCCTGGTACAAGGATGACCAGGCTATTCTCGGAGGAGCCAACATGAA AATTAGCAAGATTGAACTAGAAGAAGGCAAGGGATTCACCACAACCCTGTCCATCGGCGAAACCTCAGCGGAGAACTTCGGAAGCTACTCCTGCAGAGCCGTGAACGTGATTGGCAAGACTGAGCAGAACATCGAAGTCAGGA TGAAGTCCGCCCCCCTGATCGTGAAGCAGTCGCGCTCAGAGGTGCTCTACGACCTGGAGAAGACGAAGCTTCGCGACGCCCTCCCGGTGGTGATCGAGTGCGAGGCCGAGGGCAACCCGACCCCCGACTTCCGCTGGACCAAGGACGGTGCGCAGCTGGTGTGGCAGGCCGACCCCCGGTTTGAGCTCGAGGATGGCACCGGCAACCTGCTCATCTCCGACCCGACCATGGACGACAACGGCCTCTACCAGTGCTTCGCCTACAACGAGCTCGGCACCGCCGTCGGCGACCCCGTCTACCTCCTCAACACCACCAGGATCGAGTTCTCAAACAACAAGGACGACACGGATTTGTACCCGGTCGAGGCCGAGATCGGGCGTCCCTACAAGCTGTCGTGCCCCAAGGCCACCGCGTACCCGAAGCCCAGCCTGAACTGGGTCAAGGCCATCACCCACGAGGCCCAGATCGAGTTGGAGTTCGTGAGCGACGAGCGCATCGTGGCCGACCCCGACGGCAACCTGTGGTTCACGCACGTCATGGAGGAGGACGCCACCGGAGACAAGTTCAAGTACATGTGCCTCGGCTCCACGGAGTTCGAGCCCACCGACTACTCCATCGCCTCCATGATCGAGCTCACCGTCGTCAAGCCGGCTGACGGAAACGTCAATTCCGAGGAGCAGTCCGTTAACGTCGAGTCCTTCAGGATGTACACGTCGCCGGAGACGGTCACCTTCCAGGCTGAGCAGGAGAACACGCTCTGGTGCATCTACGGCGGCGA ACCCGTCCCCTCCGTGGAGTGGCGCCGCACCGACGGTAAGACCTTGGACAAGGAGCGGTTCCTGACGCGCAACTTCGGCCGCACGCTCGTCTTCAAGGACACCATG CTCAACGACGCCGGCGAGTACGAGTGCAGAGCCGGTAATGGCGTCGGAGATTTCAAATCGACCAAAATCCAAGTCGATGTAGAGCTGAAGCCCACCTTCAGGAGCGAGCTGGCCTCCCAGACGGTGCGGGAGGGCGCCACCGTCACCTTCACGTGCGACGCAGAGGCCACTGGGGATGTCATGTACAACTGGATCTTTAATGGCCGCGTCATGTCCAAGGATG GTCACCATCGCCGCACGCTCACCGGGAATAAGCTCACCATCAACGACGTTTCCATGGTTGACGTTGGCAACTATGCCTGCAACGCCACCAGCGACACTGGCTATGCTTACGGCCAGGCTATCCTCAATGTTATCC CCGTGGACCGCAgtgcaggcggcggcggcggctcatGCAGTGACGTCACCGAACTGAAGAAGGAGATCTCCGCCCTCCGCGAGACTGTGGGCACGATGCACAACCTGCTGCAGGAGCACTTCACCCTCACGCAGCACAACCACGAGAAACTCCACAAGATCGCCGAGAACATGGGCGTCCCTGAGATCATCCAGCACGACATGGCACCGGAGGAGGAAATGCCAATGGGCGAGGCCGTGGAGAAGGCCGAGGAGGAGATGACGACAGAGGAAACCGCCAGCGCTTGA